From Vitis vinifera cultivar Pinot Noir 40024 chromosome 5, ASM3070453v1, the proteins below share one genomic window:
- the LOC100241383 gene encoding uncharacterized protein LOC100241383, with protein sequence MSSTCPQASVMAFSVTTKCWVLLVALVYVSFFGFKFGNAHEDLPETGSVDGHDIPQTGAVDGDPAQIVAKALLCFNDKFIYSSCEESYRLNERGNINVPPEYTDQYCNGPCLEETHLVLTCIGNILSNFFFYNKATIQDVRETLQAGCSYTSERGDFNVAEHIEADENSANKAGKSILFGFMPMIIGCGLLI encoded by the exons ATGAGCTCAACTTGTCCTCAAGCTTCTGTAATGGCATTCTCAGTTACCACCAAATGTTGGGTGCTACTTGTTGCTCTGGTTTATGTCTCTTTTTTTGGTTTCAAATTCG GGAATGCACATGAAGATCTGCCTGAAACAGGTTCTGTAGATGGTCATGATATTCCTCAAACAGGTGCCGTAGATGGAGACCCAGCTCAGATTGTAGCAAAAGCCTTGCTCTGTTTCAATGACAAGTTC ATCTACAGCAGCTGTGAGGAATCTTATAGATTAAACGAGAGAGGAAACATCAACGTCCCACCTGAATATACTGATCAATACTGCAACGGACCGTGCCTGGAAGAGACTCACCTTGTGCTCACCTGCATTGGCAACATattatcaaacttttttttttacaataaagcCACGATACAGGACGTAAGGGAGACCCTCCAGGCAGGATGCAGCTACACCAGTGAAAGAG GTGACTTCAATGTGGCTGAGCACATCGAGGCTGACGAAAACAGTGCAAACAAGGCTGGCAAATCGATCCTTTTCGGGTTTATGCCGATGATTATAGGATGTGGTTTGCTGATTTGA
- the LOC104879209 gene encoding putative pentatricopeptide repeat-containing protein At3g16890, mitochondrial, producing MRGLSLASRASPAIKNLSEEAYNHRKFNKENPTKRKPKAALNPRPTDKLATPSRGKSGSKSPSLFFNSNSPISDHNQEFRVKSIDHQYISEILSREDWFLLINHEYKAKRISLNPRLVVSILQNQENPLYPLRFYVWVLKINPLLAKNQSVRVALANVLNRKGPVILSVELLQDIRNSGCAITEDLLCILIGSWGRFGLAKYCAEVFGQVSFLGLSPSTRLYNAVIDALVKSNSLDLAYLKFQQMSLDNCNPDRFTYNILIHGVCRIGVVDEALRLVKQMESLDCSPNVFTYTILIDGFCNARRFDEAFRVLETMKGRNVSPSDATFRSLVHGLFRSIDPSKAFELLSRFLEKEAVLPKVVCDTILCCLSNSKMPKEAALFLRKAQEKSYFPDSSTFNIIITCLIRELDVNETCEILDSFVEQGLKPCFNTYISLIEALFKAGRDGEGNRYLNEMVQVGLVSNAFSYNMVIDCFCKAGMMDRASETFREMKESGIDPNIVTFNTLINGYSKNGEIGKARALLEMLLEYGFKPNIFTFSSMIDGLCRAHQISDAFNCFNEMVEWGVAPNVVTYNILIRSLCVVGDVAKSMKLLRRMQANGISPDVFSFNALIQSFCRMNKVEKAQNLFVSMLALGLSPDNFTYCAFIKALCESGRFDEAKELFLSVEANGCIPDSYTCNLIIDALIQQARFEEAKAIARKYSNQGISPNSIPVL from the coding sequence ATGAGAGGGCTTTCTTTAGCTTCTAGGGCTTCTCCTGCAATCAAGAATCTATCTGAAGAAGCATACAATCATAGGAAATTCAATAAAGAAAACCCCACAAAACGCAAACCCAAAGCAGCTCTCAATCCAAGGCCTACAGACAAGCTTGCAACTCCTTCAAGAGGTAAGTCTGGTTCCAAGAGCCCTAGTTTGTTTTTCAATTCAAACAGCCCCATTTCAGATCATAATCAGGAATTTCGCGTTAAATCGATCGATCATCAATATATTTCCGAGATTTTGTCGAGAGAGGACTGGTTTTTATTGATAAACCACGAGTATAAGGCGAAGAGGATCAGTTTGAATCCTCGGTTGGTGGTGAGCATTCTGCAGAACCAAGAAAACCCATTATATCCTCTGAGATTTTATGTCTGGGTTTTGAAGATCAACCCGTTGTTAGCTAAGAATCAGTCCGTTCGGGTTGCTTTAGCGAATGTTCTTAATAGGAAAGGTCCTGTTATATTGTCTGTTGAATTGCTGCAAGATATTAGAAATTCAGGTTGTGCGATTACCGAAGACttgctttgtattttaattgGTAGTTGGGGGAGGTTTGGATTGGCGAAGTATTGTGCAGAAGTTTTTGGGCAGGTTTCGTTTTTGGGTCTTAGTCCAAGCACTAGGTTGTATAATGCGGTCATTGATGCATTGGTGAAATCCAATTCACTTGACTTGGCGTACTTGAAATTCCAACAGATGTCTCTGGATAACTGCAATCCTGATAGGTTCACATACAATATTCTTATTCATGGAGTTTGCCGGATAGGTGTGGTGGATGAGGCACTTCGTCTAGTTAAGCAGATGGAGAGCTTGGACTGTTCACCTAATGTTTTTACTTATACCATTCTAATTGATGGGTTTTGTAATGCGAGAAGGTTTGATGAAGCCTTTAGGGTTTTAGAGACAATGAAGGGTAGAAATGTGAGTCCTAGTGATGCCACATTTAGGTCATTAGTTCATGGGTTGTTTCGCTCTATTGACCCGTCTAAGGCATTTGAGTTGTTATCAAGATTTTTAGAGAAGGAAGCTGTCTTGCCTAAAGTAGTTTGTGATACCATATTGTGTTGCCTCTCAAATAGCAAGATGCCAAAAGAGGCAGCCTTGTTTTTGAGGAAAGCACAAGAGAAGAGTTATTTCCCTGACAGTTCAACATTTAACATTATAATTACTTGTTTGATTAGAGAACTGGATGTCAATGAGACATGTGAAATATTGGATAGTTTTGTTGAGCAAGGTTTGAAACCATGTTTTAATACTTACATTTCACTTATTGAAGCTTTGTTCAAGGCAGGAAGAGATGGGGAGGGGAATCGTTACTTGAATGAGATGGTCCAAGTTGGACTTGTATCAAATGCTTTTTCATACAACATGGTTATTGATTGCTTCTGCAAAGCTGGTATGATGGACAGAGCATCAGAGACTTTCagagaaatgaaggaaagtGGCATTGATCCTAACATTGTTACTTTCAACACCCTTATTAATGGGTACTCAAAGAATGGGGAGATAGGCAAGGCAAGAGCTCTGTTGGAGATGCTTTTGGAGTATGGATTCAAGCCTAATATCTTTACTTTTAGTTCTATGATAGATGGCCTTTGTCGGGCACACCAGATCAGTGATGCTTTTAATTGTTTCAATGAAATGGTAGAGTGGGGTGTTGCTCCAAATGTTGTCACATACAATATCTTGATCCGCTCTTTGTGTGTTGTTGGGGATGTTGCTAAATCAATGAAACTTTTAAGAAGGATGCAAGCTAATGGAATAAGCCCAGACGTATTCTCTTTCAATGCTCTCATTCAAAGTTTTTGTAGAATGAATAAGGTTGAGAAAGCACAAAACCTTTTTGTTTCCATGTTAGCATTGGGCTTGAGTCCTGACAATTTTACATATTGTGCTTTTATTAAGGCATTGTGTGAATCAGGGAGATTTGATGAGGCAAAAGAGTTGTTCCTCTCAGTGGAAGCAAATGGATGTATTCCTGACTCTTATACATGTAACTTAATTATAGACGCCCTAATCCAACAGGCCCGGTTTGAAGAGGCCAAGGCTATAGCAAGGAAATATAGCAATCAGGGAATTTCCCCAAATTCTATACCTGTTTTATAG
- the LOC100246507 gene encoding protein trichome birefringence-like 4 gives MASLKNLFSTPLHAPRTLSFPISPPRTHFFVGSLRILSFFFFFSATFADTSPVVAAETLVSRLLPTSNRASPTTFCAHLVSNSHGTRTEGASLSAVKETRKSPRNSESDAVGDLSSCDIFDGNWVLDDSEPVYPPGSCPYIDDAFNCFKNGRPDSDYLRFRWKPQGCQIPRFDGRKMLKMLRGKRLMFVGDSLNRNMWESLVCALRESLVDKSRVFEVSGKREFRTQGFYSFRFLDYKCSIDFVRSPFLVQETISRTLRATLRLDVIQDSSSKYRDADIIVFNTGHWWTHQKTYRGQNYFQEGKHVYNKLEVTEAYTKALRTWAQWVDANIDSNRTRVFFRGFSASHFRGGQWNSCGNCDGETRPITNETQLSPYPWMMRTLESVIAEMITPVLYLNITKMTDYRKDGHPSIFRQPEASRSNEMVQDCSHWCLPGVPDSWNELLYATLLTSSYGSRSNRWISVKN, from the exons ATGGCGTCTCTCAAGAACCTCTTCTCCACTCCCCTACACGCTCCAAGAACCCTTTCCTTCCCTATTTCACCCCCCAGAACCCACTTCTTTGTAGGGTCACTTCgcattctttctttcttcttcttcttctcagcAACCTTCGCCGATACCTCGCCGGTCGTGGCCGCTGAAACTCTCGTTTCTCGTCTTCTCCCCACCTCAAACCGCGCCTCGCCCACCACTTTCTGCGCTCATCTCGTGTCCAACTCACATGGGACTCGCACTGAGGGCGCTTCACTCTCAGCAGTCAAAGAAACCCGGAAGAGTCCAAGAAACAGCGAGTCTGATGCAGTGGGTGACCTCAGTTCTTGTGACATCTTTGATGGTAACTGGGTTTTGGATGATTCTGAGCCGGTTTACCCACCTGGGTCTTGTCCGTACATCGACGACGCCTTCAACTGCTTCAAGAACGGCCGGCCGGATTCCGATTATCTCCGTTTCCGGTGGAAGCCACAGGGGTGCCAGATCCCAAG GTTTGATGGGAGGAAAATGTTGAAGATGTTGAGAGGGAAAAGGCTGATGTTCGTCGGCGACTCCTTGAATCGGAACATGTGGGAATCGCTGGTCTGTGCTTTGAGAGAGTCATTGGTGGATAAGAGCAGAGTCTTTGAAGTCTCGGGGAAGCGGGAGTTCAGAACTCAGGGGTTCTATTCGTTTAGATTCCTG GACTATAAATGCTCAATCGACTTCGTCAGATCACCATTCCTCGTACAAGAAACTATAAGTAGAACTCTAAGAGCGACACTCAGGCTCGACGTGATCCAAGATTCTTCCTCCAAGTACAGAGACGCTGATATAATCGTCTTCAACACAGGCCACTGGTGGACGCACCAGAAAACCTACAGAGG CCAGAATTACTTCCAGGAGGGCAAGCATGTGTACAACAAGCTAGAAGTGACAGAAGCATACACCAAAGCCTTAAGGACATGGGCGCAATGGGTCGACGCCAACATCGACTCTAACCGCACCAGGGTGTTCTTCCGGGGATTCTCAGCTTCTCATTTCAG AGGTGGGCAGTGGAATTCCTGTGGGAACTGCGACGGCGAGACGCGGCCGATAACAAACGAGACCCAGCTTTCGCCATATCCATGGATGATGAGGACCCTTGAGTCAGTGATAGCAGAGATGATAACACCGGTGTTGTATCTCAACATTACGAAAATGACAGACTACAGGAAAGACGGGCATCCCTCCATCTTTCGACAGCCGGAGGCGTCAAGGAGTAACGAAATGGTTCAAGACTGCAGCCACTGGTGCCTTCCTGGGGTTCCAGACTCGTGGAACGAGCTCCTCTATGCTACCTTGCTAACATCAAGCTATGGCTCGCGGAGTAATCGCTGGATTTCAGTGAAGAATTGA
- the LOC100265432 gene encoding 3-oxo-Delta(4,5)-steroid 5-beta-reductase → MDSETSHGSVALIVGVTGMVGLSLAEALKKPRALGGPWKVYGAARRPKPTWFPTSNVDDYIAFDAVNPDDTRAKLSPISHEVTHVFWVAIQVRETEELNVTVNAAMLSNVLGVLKSVPSSRLRHLTLQTGTQHYIGPLHDPNHSGQLPCPETPFREDSARLPFPNFYYALEDLIASYSPSLSYSIHRSSIILGASSRSAYNALLTLAAYAAICKHESLPFRYPGTRYTWEHFCDMSDARLLAEQQIWAGVSEKAKNQAFNCVNGDVFTWKSMWKVVCEVFDVEFVEFDESQEFDFVGMMSGKGKVWESIVKKYGLYETKLEEITCFAALKTVLHMEFQHVCSMNKSRNFGWFGHVDTLQSVGTWVERLRVMKIIPATTD, encoded by the coding sequence atgGACTCAGAAACTTCTCATGGGTCAGTTGCACTTATCGTCGGCGTTACCGGCATGGTGGGCCTCAGCTTAGCCGAAGCCCTTAAGAAGCCCAGGGCCCTTGGAGGTCCTTGGAAGGTTTACGGCGCCGCTCGCCGCCCCAAGCCCACCTGGTTCCCCACCTCCAACGTCGACGATTACATAGCCTTCGACGCCGTTAATCCCGATGACACTCGTGCCAAGTTGTCTCCGATCTCCCACGAAGTCACGCACGTCTTCTGGGTGGCAATCCAAGTCCGCGAAACGGAGGAACTGAATGTCACCGTTAACGCCGCCATGCTCTCTAATGTACTTGGCGTCCTCAAATCGGTGCCGTCTTCACGGCTGCGACACCTCACCCTCCAAACCGGCACACAACACTACATCGGTCCGCTCCATGACCCCAACCACTCGGGCCAACTGCCATGTCCAGAAACTCCGTTTCGTGAGGACTCGGCCCGCCTCCCATTCCCGAACTTCTACTACGCGCTTGAAGACCTCATAGCTTCCTACTCGCCGTCCCTCTCCTACTCGATTCACCGGTCTTCCATCATCCTCGGCGCGTCTTCACGGAGCGCGTACAACGCACTGCTCACACTGGCAGCCTATGCTGCCATATGTAAACACGAAAGCTTGCCGTTTCGGTATCCCGGCACCCGATACACGTGGGAGCATTTCTGCGACATGTCGGACGCGCGTTTACTGGCGGAGCAGCAGATATGGGCAGGGGTTTCGGAGAAGGCAAAGAACCAAGCGTTCAACTGCGTGAACGGCGACGTTTTTACTTGGAAGAGCATGTGGAAGGTAGTGTGCGAGGTGTTTGATGTTGAGTTTGTGGAATTTGATGAGTCCCAAGAGTTTGATTTTGTGGGGATGATGAGTGGAAAAGGAAAAGTTTGGGAGAGTATAGTGAAAAAGTATGGGCTTTACGAGACGAAATTGGAGGAGATCACTTGTTTTGCAGCTCTGAAAACGGTTTTGCATATGGAATTTCAGCATGTGTGTAGCATGAACAAGAGTCGCAATTTTGGGTGGTTTGGCCATGTGGATACACTGCAGAGTGTTGGAACCTGGGTGGAGAGATTGAGAGTGATGAAGATAATACCCGCAACAACAgactga